DNA sequence from the Nitrospirota bacterium genome:
GCGGGGTTACGTCATTGCCGGTTAATTTGAAATTAAGTCAGAATTTATTTCCTGATCTTCTGCCTTTTGTTCTTCTGCACTATTGTACTTTTGCACTTTGGAACTTTTCTTAGCCCTTGACAACCGGAGGCCTTATAAGTGTTAGATTGCCTATACTGCAATTGCCTCAACCATCTTCCAACCTTTAGACTCTTGAGATGCATGCCATAAGTCATAATTCTGCTGAAGGTTGAGCCATAATTCCGGTGTCGTTTTGAATGCCTTAGACAGACGTAAAGCCATATCCGGTGTTACAGAACCGCGCTCGTTTACAATCTTTGATAATGTCTTTCTTGAGACCCCAAGAATCTCAGCAAGCTCTGAAACCGTTAAAGATAATGGCTCCATGTAGTGCCTTCTCAAAATGCCTCCCGGATGTGTTGGTGGTCTTTTTCTTGTTCTCATGTTGTCACCTTCCTAATGATAGTCAATGTAATTAACATCGTAAGCATTGGCTTCTTTAAAACTGAAAATTACTCTCCAGTTGCCTGAAACCCTTACTGCCCATAATCCTTTCATCTTCCCTTTGAGCTGATGCAGGTCTGATCCTGGGTATTTCATATCAGTTACATCTTTTGCGGCATCAAGCCTATCAAGTATGTCACCTAATTTTTGAGCGTGTTGTGCTTGAATACCTTTCTTAGTTCCATTGTAGAAATAGTTCTCCAGACCTTTATGTTCAAAGCTCTTAATCACAATTACAGTGTAACCTATGGAGTTACGCTTGTCAATCCGAGCAATCTAACGACTGACGAGTGCCACAGTAAGGAGTTAAAAAGCATAAAGACGATTTGCAAATCTTAAACCATCGCTCATCCGAAAAAGTGACCTGTGGTACTCGTTCACGTCCATCTGGTTGTTATCTGCTATTCTTAATTAGAATGTGCATATTTCAAAAAATGATTAGTAAAATCATGATAAAGAATATGCACCTTATTATTCGAATCAATGGCTATGGAACTCCATCCTCCGACATCCCCTGTACTTTCAACAATTGAAGTAACCCAAGAATAAGCACCGGTTCCTTTTGCATATTTAAGGTCTCCATTAGTTACATCGTAATAACTGATATGAAAATTATTATTTGAGTCAATGGCTAGCGATGTATCTCGACCAACATCTC
Encoded proteins:
- a CDS encoding HigA family addiction module antidote protein, whose amino-acid sequence is MRTRKRPPTHPGGILRRHYMEPLSLTVSELAEILGVSRKTLSKIVNERGSVTPDMALRLSKAFKTTPELWLNLQQNYDLWHASQESKGWKMVEAIAV
- a CDS encoding type II toxin-antitoxin system RelE/ParE family toxin; translated protein: MIKSFEHKGLENYFYNGTKKGIQAQHAQKLGDILDRLDAAKDVTDMKYPGSDLHQLKGKMKGLWAVRVSGNWRVIFSFKEANAYDVNYIDYH